The genome window TGACAAATTATCAATTTTGATTCTATTGTAGAACATGAGAGGAGTTTGAAAAATTATCACACTGTACTAAGAACAACCACACAACAAATTTAATACCACACTTCTCTAAATATTCGacttctaactcatacttcaaaaAATATACATAAGGTTTTATTCATGTTCTACATTTTTTTTCTCCATTACCTTACCCAAATAAATCACGTTGAAAAAAAACATTATAGAATGTTAAACAAGCCGCAAGACAAACTCTTTTTACTACATCTCTAATCATAACAACTCATTAAACTAAAAATAAGACACTTGATGGAATAAGTTTGTACTAAGACCAACCTAGCTATAGCTAAACCAAACTCTAATTTatatctaaataacttaaataaacTACATGCAAATCATTTAATGTCCTTAAAACTCTCTATCCCTTACATATTCAAactattgcatatggatctaCTTTCTATTTCACAATCAATATTTGTTTTGTAAGAGTTACCAAACACACTTCTTTTTTTGTCTTTGAGTAAAAATTAACATATGCCAGGCATGTTATTCCAACTTGATCCAAGAGTCCAAGCAAATTCTTGATTGGTGGGGCCAGGGCCAGATGATGGAGAAGCATGATCAGTTTGAGTTTCAAGTCCCAGTGTTTGGCCTTTTCCTCTACAGTACCATTCTGGCATTggaatttctgagggaaaattgTGGAGCAAGCAATCCAAGTCATCATCGTACAATGCATTCATCTCTCCTAAAGGATCATCCACAAATGGTTTGTTCCCTGCATTTTAGAAGTTTCAAATGGCTTTAGTGCAACAGAATTCAAATAATCATACAATATATGATTAAAATCCAACTAATTATCTGAACCGTCTTTAAGGATATACAAAATGGACTACTGCACAACACAAATTTTGATACGGTAAAACTGTAATTAAATAGactctcataaaatatttgtcaggTTTAAACCTTGATAAAATAGAGCCTATTTGTATTGCAACGTATGCAAGGACTTCGAAAACTTAAGACTGTCATGCAGACTATAATGTAACCAAAATCAAAATAATCGGTAACTTGCTCAACTTCTTGTTAAACTGGTTAATTTGATTGGCTAATTcggtttcatttttaaaaaatcaattctaTCCATCTCCCTCGCCATCAACCCTTAATAaagttgtggaaaagaagatgagGTGAGTTGAAATTCATGTAACATTGAGTTATCTATATGATAACAACATGCATATATTTTTGTTAGACATATATGATTATCAAATAAATCAATTACAAGAAGAGTGAGTGGTTTCACCTGTTGACAATTCAGAAGAGCTAAAATCTTTCTTCTGAGTCTCATCAAAGCTCTTGTTCTTCTTTATTGAACCTGACACCAAAGAAGCAATGCcttcttcatcttcatattcTTCAGCCTCCATTCGTTTCCTCTTGTTTGAGTCGACACTCTTACCCTTGTCATTGCTTGAAATACTTCTACCCTCCTTCACAAGATCATCCAAAAGTCCACTATTTCTTCCTTCAGACGATAACGGTGCAACTTCATAGTAATCATTAACACCGCTAGCATAAGATGAAGCAGTAGTTGCAGAATCATACATGGATCCTGCATTGAATCCATGATGACCATAGCTCAAGTTCTCAGAATATTGGTGATCATATGAATGATCATCACTTGGAGGAGTAAAACCTTGGTTGAAAACATTTGAGGATGGAGATGGATAAGGAGAAAGTGAAGGTGAATTTTTCAAAGCAAGATTTTCATTAGTCTCTAGGTTTTCATCATTGGAAAAGGTGAATTGTGGATATGGGTGGGTGTAAGCAGAATCAGAGTTGTTTTGCATAGGATTGTAATCATAACTGTTTGTGTTTGGATCATCAAGCTTCTTAGGGTAACATGAAGATAAGAGTAAGgaaaatgatgatgaagaagagaaTGGCTCATGTTGTAGCATcatatgattgttgtatgaaagaGCTTCTGCATGGATTTCTGGAGGGTAAATAGGTAAACCCGCTCTTTGACGCCTTTTCATCCTCGTGTTCCAGAAGTTCTTGATCTCATTATCCGTTCTTCCCGGCAACTGAAAAAACAATATCGAAAAATTTTTAAGGTGTCAGAAAAACAACTCTTTAGTAGGATTGAAGTGTGAACATTTTTAGGGTTAGGTCACTCTTGAAAAACAATAGAAAGAAGTTGTTTCAAGCAAAGTACACAAAAGACATGAAAATGATTATTTTATCCTTAAATGAGAGCTTTAAGAAAATGGGATACTTATCAAAAGTACAATATATCGAAAAAAAAGacacaaaaatggcaaagtgagATTCATACAAAATGAATGAGGCGAGGCAAGTTTCTTGATTGTGGTTATCATAATTTCACTATGTACAAAACTAGTATTTAAAAATGCTAACGCCAAAAAGAAACTCAATTTATGTTCATTTTGGTTTAACACATGATTTTAAATTGCAGCTTGTAATCGTAATTGCGACTGTAATATTATAGATGTGGTAGTCACCGATATCTCTATCGTATCATACCGTAATTGCAGTGCAATTTAAAATCATGCGTCCTTCTACATTATGAATTATGAACTGTATAAGAAAATTTCGTCCaaatttcttcaaatatttttgtcaaaatttacGATCTACAAcgcaaaatataatttatttctgaaaaattttaatattaaattgtttttaacggtgtattttaaatttttttcaaccaAAATTTACGCTGTGCATCACAATAATCGCAAGGGTCGAAATCGCAATACCTGAAACTGTAATTGCAACTGCGACCGaaaccgcaatttaaaactatGGTTGAAAAGGTGAAATTGAAAACCCAACTTTTTCACTTTATTTTAATAAGAGAAAAATGCAATCTTTAAGAATTTAACATTTATAAGGATGAACAAAATTGGAGTAATAATGGATTTCTCTTCCTTTCCCCTAGTTTCTTGCTTAAGGTCCTGCAAATTGGAACATAATTAAACCAAATACAATAGATCTGAATTCAGATCCATATGTGGAAgaaatttttttctaaaagcATAAAACTTTGATCCGAGTTCAGATCCAAttattgtataaaaaaaatagtagaagtataaaacataaaatattatacAATTAAATCACAAATACAATATACCAATACAAAATTTACTTTGGAAATCAAAATATATGATTGCACTAAAAACCATGAGATGACAATCAATCATGGTTTTAAATCGCGGCTGCAGTCGCAGATGTTGCAATTACAATTATTGTGATGCGATTAAGGTTATTGCAACGTGAACTTCACGCAATCGAGAAGAGTTTGAAATAcaccaataaaaaaataattgatgtTTGGATTTTTTAGAAGTAATTAAGTTTTATGATCTAAATtttgagaataaaaaaaaaacctgATTCGATTTCTAATGTGAAAAACGCGTGATTTCAATTCACGCCTCAATTGCAGTAAACCACGGTTGTGTAAACTATCGGGTCAACAATATTGTAGCCGCCATTGCGGTCGTTGCAATTTAATAACATGCAATGAACATAGatcatgaaaataaaaaaatatatagataatctatggaaatttttaatattattaatttaataaaatataatacctGAGCAGCCATTCTAGCCCATTTGTTTCCAAGCTTAGCATGAAGTTGAATGATGATTCTTTCTTCCTCTTGAGAAAATGAACCTTTCTTTAGATTTGGCCTTAGATGATTGGCCCATCTAAGTCTGCAGCTTTTTCCACATCTCAACAATCCTGAATTCTTCTGAACAGAATTCCAATTCCCTTCACCATGCTTGTTCACGTACTCTATCAAGATCATGTCTTCTTGTGGGGTCCACGGCCCTTTCTTCATGCCAGTTCTTGCATCAACATCATCTTTTGATGACTCAATGTCAACCTCaatgttaatattattatcatcGTCATTGGATTTGATGATCGAAATCATTTTCGTTATAATTAATTAATCGCCTTAGCGCgaacaataattaaatatatccttaaaagaaaaatattatttggatCTCTGAAATAGTTGACTGGTCAATCGATCGAGTTAAATCTCGATCGATCACTGTAATGCGGAATAGGGTTTAAGCGATGATAAAAATGAATGTTGTTTAAGAAAAGGAAAGATGCTTTGTAGTTAatt of Vicia villosa cultivar HV-30 ecotype Madison, WI unplaced genomic scaffold, Vvil1.0 ctg.000506F_1_1, whole genome shotgun sequence contains these proteins:
- the LOC131629095 gene encoding transcription factor MYB101-like; protein product: MISIIKSNDDDNNINIEVDIESSKDDVDARTGMKKGPWTPQEDMILIEYVNKHGEGNWNSVQKNSGLLRCGKSCRLRWANHLRPNLKKGSFSQEEERIIIQLHAKLGNKWARMAAQLPGRTDNEIKNFWNTRMKRRQRAGLPIYPPEIHAEALSYNNHMMLQHEPFSSSSSFSLLLSSCYPKKLDDPNTNSYDYNPMQNNSDSAYTHPYPQFTFSNDENLETNENLALKNSPSLSPYPSPSSNVFNQGFTPPSDDHSYDHQYSENLSYGHHGFNAGSMYDSATTASSYASGVNDYYEVAPLSSEGRNSGLLDDLVKEGRSISSNDKGKSVDSNKRKRMEAEEYEDEEGIASLVSGSIKKNKSFDETQKKDFSSSELSTGNKPFVDDPLGEMNALYDDDLDCLLHNFPSEIPMPEWYCRGKGQTLGLETQTDHASPSSGPGPTNQEFAWTLGSSWNNMPGIC